Within Novosphingobium resinovorum, the genomic segment GCTGTCCTTCGCCCGCCTGTGGGAGATGCGGCGCATGGTCTTCGGGCTGGGCTCGCTCGAACTGATCGTCATCGCCGCCTCGCTGACCTTCATCCTTGCGGCGATCGGCCAGAGCTTTTCCGGCGCCATGGCGCTGGGTCTCGCCCTCGCGCTGTCGTCCACCGCACTGGTGCTCAAGATCACCGAGACGACCACGCCGGTCGGCAAGGCCGCACTGGCGATGCTGCTGTTCGAGGACATCGCCCTCGTCCCCATCATCTTCCTGCTCGGCGCGCTCGGCCCGCACACCGGGGACGGTGTCAGCGACCTGCTCAACACCCTGTTATGGGGCACCGTGGTGGTCGGCGGCCTGCTGATCTTCGGCCGCTACCTGCTGCCGCCACTGTTCGCGCAGGCCGCTCGCACCAAGAGCCCCGAACTGTTCCTCGCCGCGAGTTTGCTGGTGGTGATCGTCGCCTCGCTGGCGACCGCCGCCGCCGGGCTTTCCCCCATAGTCGGCGCCCTCGTCGCCGGGCTGTTGATCGCCGAGACCGAGTACCATTCCGAGGTCGAGCAGATCACCGAACCGTTCAAGGGCCTCGCCCTCGGCGTCTTCCTGATCACCATCGGCATGAGCATCGACCTCTATGTCGTCTGGGAAAACCTCGCCTCGATCCTGATCGCAACAGTAGTGGTCATCGTGCTCAAATCGGTGGTGACCGGCGTGATGCTGCGGGTGATGGGCGCCCGGCGCGGCACTGCGACCGAAGCGGGCATCCTCATGTCGAGCCCTTCGGAGACTACGCTGATCGTGCTGACCGCGGCCAGCACCGCCCAGTTGATCCAGCCCGGCACGGCGCAGTTCTGGCAGATCGTCACCGCGCTCGGCCTGACGGTGACCCCGCTCCTGGCGATGGCCGGCAAGGTCATGGGCAAGCGCGTGGACGGCGCCGAAACGCCGCACCGTCCCGCCGACGACGCCACCCGCCCGCGCACGCTGATCGTCGGTTTCGGCCGCGTCGGCCACCTCGTTGCCGACATGCTGACCCGGCACGGGCGGCCCTATCTCGCGATCGACAGCGACGCCGACCTCGTCGCCCACGGCCGGCGCCTCGGCTACACCGTCGCCTTCGGTAACGCGGGTCGCGGCGACGCCCTGGTGCGGCTCGGCGCGGCGGACGCGGCGGCGGTGATCCTCACCATGGACGAGCCCGTCACCGCCCAGCGCATCGTGCGCAAGTTGCGCCTGCAGTTCCCCGACCTGCCGATTCTCGCCCGCGCCCGCGACGCCGACCACGCCGCCCAGCTCTACCGCGCCGGAGCGAGCTATGCCGTGCCCGAAACGCTGGAAAGTTCGCTGCAGCTTTCCGAGGCAGCGCTGGTCGAAACCGGCGTCGCGATGGGGCCGATCATCGCCTCGATCCACGAAAAGCGCGACGAATTCCGCGAGATGATCATGGAACGCGGCGGCCTTTCGGAGAAGCCCTCGCTGAAATCCGGCCAGCTGCGTGAGGCGGAAAGAGCTTAGGGAACAACCACTTCCGCGCCGCTCTTGACCCGGTCGAGGGCGACCAGCGTGCGGAAGCTAGCCACCCATTCGTGGTCGGAAAACAACCGCCGTGTCAGCACTTCATAGGCGCTCATGTCCGTAGTGACGACCACCAGAACGAAGCTGGTACCACCGGTCGTATAGTAGCACTGCTGCACTTCCGGCGTCTCGCGGAACAGCGCCTTGGCGCGATCGATACTGGCGGTGCGCTCGTCCCGCAGGAACACCTCGACGATCGCGGTGACCGTCAGCGAGAGCGCCGCCGGATCGACCAGCGCGACGTTGGCGGCGATCGTACCCGACTGCTCCATCGCCGCGATTCGCCGCTGCACCGCCGCCGCCGAGAGGTTCACCGCTTCCCCGATCGCGCGCTGCGGCGTCTTGTTGTCACGCTGCAGGATTCGCAGGATTTCACGGTCGAAGGCGTCGAGCGGGGCGGTCTTCTTGGGCATATGCGAGTTTTTGTTGCGTTTCGCGGCCAAATCAAGAGCGCACAACCCGCTGTCCAGGTGATATTCGCTCACGGCACATAACGGCACTCAGCGGCACATAAAGCTACCACACGATGACCACAGGCACGGCAACCCCCACTGACAACCGCCTGACCGGCGTGCTCTGCGGCATCGGCGCGGGTGCCTTGTGGGGCCTCGTGTTCCTCGCCCCCGAACTGGCGGGCAGCTTCTCCCCCCTCCAGCTGAGCATCGGCCGCTACTTGTGCTACGGAGCCGCGTCGGCATTGCTGATCGCGCCCCGCCGCCGCCAGGTCTTCGCCGCGCTGACCCGCCGCGAGTGGTGGAGCCTTGCCTGGCTCGCCCTGCTCGGCAACACCGCCTACTTCGTGTTCCTCGCCAGCGCCGTGCAATCGGGCGGGGTCGCGATGAGCTCGCTGGTGATCGGCTTCCTGCCCGTAGCGGTGACCATCGTGGGCAGCCGCGACCATGGTGCCGTACCGCTGCGCCGCCTCGCGCCCTCGCTGCTGCTCTGCGCCGGAGGAGCGGTCTGCATCGGCTGGCAGTCGCTGGCCTCGCCCGCCTCCGGATCGACGACTGCGCAACTGACCGGCCTCGCCTGCGCCATCGGTGCCCTCGCCTCGTGGACCACGTTTGCGATTGGCAATGCCCGCTGCCTCGTGCGTACCAAAGTCTCAGTCCATGAGTGGAACCTGCTGACCGGCCTCGTCACCGGAGCGCAGGCCCTGCTCCTCCTCCCCGTCTCGCTCGTGCTGGAGGACTGGCGCCGCCCGGCCCCCGAATGGCTGACTTTCGCGGCCGTCTGCGTCGTCGTCGCGCTCCTGGCCTCGATTCTCGGCAATGCGCTGTGGAACCGGATGAGCCGCCTGCTGCCACTCACCCTCGTCGGCCAGATGATCCTGTTCGAAACGCTGTTCGCGCTGATCTACGGCTTCGCATGGGAAGGCCGCCTGCCGACGCCGATGGAACTGGCGGCCTTCGCGCTGGTAGTGGCGAGCGTGGTCACCTGCCTTTCGGCGCATCGGAGGCATTAACCGCTGCATGCGCAGCCGGGGCTTCGACAAGCTCAGCCTGAGCGGATTTGAGAGGTTCTCACAATAACGTCCGCTCGCCCTCAGCTTGTCTAAGGGTCTGGCTTGGCGCCTATCCCCTCGGCTCGAACACCGACCATCCCGTGCGGTGGACAAGCTGTTCCAGCGCCAGTTGCCCGAGGTGCGAGTTGCCCGCCTCGTTCAGCCCCGGCGACCACACCGCGATGCTGGCGATCCCCGGAGCCACCGACAAGATGCCGCCCCCGACCCCCGACTTGCCCGGCAGGCCGATGCGATAGGCGAAGTCGCCCGAATTGTCGTAATGCCCGCAGGACATCATCAGCGCATTGATGCGCCGCGCCCGCCGTGCAGTGACCACCCGGTGCCCCTCCACACGCCCGTCCCCCATCAGGAAGCGCCCCGCCATTGCCAACTGCCGACAGCTCATCGCCAGCGCGCAGAAGTGGAAATAGGTGCCCAGCACCAGTTCCACGTCGCCATGGATGTTCCCGAAGGCGCGCATGTAATTGGCCAGCGCCATGTTGCGAAAGCCGGTCTCCTGCTCGGCGCGGGCGACCGTCTCGTCTATGTGGATCGTATCGTCGTCGCCCGCCAGTTCGCGCACGAAACGCAGCATCTGCCCGATCGCCTCGCGCGGCTGCAACCGGCCAAGGAGCACATCGCACACCACGATAGCCCCGGCGTTGATGAAGGGATTGCGCGGGATCCCGTGCTCGGTTTCCAGCTGCACGATGGAGTTGAACGCCGACCCCGAAGGCTCGCGGCCCACCCGGTTCCACAACTGGTCCCCCACCGCGCCCAGCGCCAGCGTCAGCGCGAAGACCTTGGAGATCGACTGGATCGAGAACGCCTCGTCCGCATCGCCTGCAGCGTGAACCGTGCCGTCGGCCATTACCACGGCGATGCCGAACTTGTCGGCCGGAACCGACGCGAGCGGCGGAATATAGAAGGCGACGGTGCCGCGCTCGGCAATGCCGCGCATTTCCGCGGCGATATCGGCGACGATCCGGGCAATCGGCTCCATGTCATCTCCCGTCATCCCGGGCTTGACCCGGGACCGTTGGCCGTGAACGACCCACCTTGCCGCGCGCGCAGCCCGGCCTCACCTAAAGCCCGCCACCGGTCCCGGATCAAGTCCGGGACGACGCCTCGTCCGCCCCGGCCTGCCATGCGCACCATGCTCCGGCGAGGAACCAGATGGCGAAACCCAGCCAGAATCCCATGAACGGCGCCGTCACACCATCGAGCGGATAGAGTGCAGCCCTCCAGAATGCCCAAAGGCCGCCCATGACCGCCAGCGCGGCATATCCGGTATGGTAGTCTTTCGGGGCAAGACGCCACCGCATCCGGCGATTGCCCGGCTCCGGCGACCATATCGCAAAAGCCAGACGCATGAAGATATAGAGCCCCGCCAGTACGAACAACGGCGCCGAAAGCTCCAGAAGCGGGATGTAATCGTTGAAGCAGTCGTCGAAATCGCCGGTGAAGCTCCGCCCGCGACACTGAACCTGATGCTTCGCCAAGCCACCGAAGAAAGGCATGAACGAGGACGCCAGCCAGAACCCGCAGCCTGCAAAGGCCAGAGTCTTGCGGGCGCCCTCCTTCAGGATCACCCCGCCAGCGCCGCCTTCACCGCCGCGATGGCGTCCGCCGCCTTGTCACCGTCGGGACCGCCGCCCTGCGCCATGTCGGCGCGGCCGCCGCCGCCCTTGCCGCCAAGCGCCTCGACGCCCTTGCGCACGAGTTCCACGGCGCTGACGGTGCCGGTGAGGTCTTCAGTGACGGCAGCGGCGATGCTCGCCTTGCCCTCGTTCACCGCGACGATCGCCGCCACGCCCGAACCGAGGCGCTGCTTGGCCTGATCGAGCAGCCCGCGCAGTTCCTTCGGGTCGAGCCCTTCGAGCACCTGCCCGGAGAACTTGACGCCGTTCACGTCCTCATCGGCCGCCTCGGCCTTCGCGCCGCCGCCGCCAAGAGCCAGCGCCTTCTTCGCCTCGGCCAGTTCGCGCTCCAGCTTGCGGCGTTCGTCGAGCAGCGCGGCGACGCGGGCTTCCACGTCCTCCGGCGTCGTGCGCAGCAAGCTGGCGGCGTTCTTGAGCGCATCCTCGCGGCCGACCAGCCACTGGCGCGCGCCCTCGCCGGTCATCGCCTCGATACGGCGCACACCCGAGGACACCGCGCTTTCCGATACGATGCGGAACACGCCGATGTCGCCGGTGGCGCGCACGTGGGTGCCGCCGCAAAGCTCGACCGAATAGGTGCGATCGCCGGAATGGCGGCCCATCGAGAGCACGCGGACTTCGTCGCCGTACTTCTCGCCGAACAGCGCCATGGCGCCTGCCTCGATGGCATCGTCAGGCGTCATCAGGCGGGTTAGCACCTGCTCGTTGGCGCGGACTTCGGCGTTAACCTCGGCCTCGATCGCGGCGATGTCCTCTTCGGTCAGCGCCTTGGGGTGCGAGAAGTCGAAACGCAGGCGATCGGCCGCGACGAGCGAGCCCTTCTGCGTGACGTGATCGCCCAGACGGCCGCGCAGCGCCGCATGCAGCAGGTGCGTCGCCGAGTGGTTCGCGCGCACGGCATCGCGGCGCTCGACATCGACCGCCATGGCAACGGCATCACCGACCTTGATCGTGCCCGCCTCGACCGTGCCGCTCATCGCGTGCAGGCGGCCGAGCGGCTTGGCGGTGTCGATCACGGTGATCTTGAGGCCGTTCGCGCCGGAGATCGAGCCGCGATCGCCTTCCTGACCACCCGATTCGCCGTAGAACGGGGTCTGGTTGGTGAGCACGACGACCGCGTCGCCCGCGCTCGCCGACTGGACTTCCTTGCCGTCCTTCACCAGCGCCACGACCTGGCCTTCGCCGGTGGTCGAGGTGTAGCCGGTGAACTCGCTGGCGCCTTCGCGCTCGGCGATGTCGAACCACACTTCGCTGTCTGCGGCCTGGCCCGAGCCCTTCCACGCAGCGCGCGCGGCGGCCTTCTGCTGCGCCATGGCGGCATCGAAGCCCGCCTTGTCGACGGCGATGCCGCGCGAACGCAGGGCGTCTTCGGTCAGGTCATAGGGGAAGCCGAAAGTGTCGTAGAGCTTGAACGCGGTTTCGCCCGGAAGTTCGCCGCCCTCGCCCATGCCGGCAGTCGCCTCGTCGAGCAGCTTGATGCCGTGCGACAGGGTGCGGCGGAACTGTACTTCCTCGCGCTCCAGCGTCTCTTCGATCAGCGGCTGCGCGCGGCCGAGTTCGGGATAGGCCTGGCCCATCTCGGCGACCAGCGCGGGCACCAGGCGGTGCATCAGCGGATCGCGCGCGCCCAGCAGGTGCGCATGGCGCATGGCGCGGCGCATGATGCGGCGCAGGACATAGCCGCGGCCCTCGTTCGAAGGCAGCACGCCATCGGCCAGCAGGAAGCTGGTCGAGCGCAAGTGGTCGGCGATCACGCGGTGGCTGGCGCGAGTGTCACCCTCGGCGGGAACGCCGGTCAGGCTTTCCGACGCGGCGATCAGCGCCTTGAAGGTGTCGATGTCGTAGTTGTCGTGGACGCCCTGCATGACGGCGGAGATACGCTCCAGACCCATGCCGGTGTCGATCGAGGGCTTGGGCAGGTTGCCGACGATCTCGCCCGCAGACTGCTCGAACTGCATGAACACGAGGTTCCAGATCTCGATGAAGCGGTCGCCATCCTCTTCCGGCGATCCCGGAGGGCCGCCCCAGATGTGGTCGCCATGGTCGAAGAAGATTTCCGAGCACGGACCGCACGGGCCTTCGTCGCCCATCGCCCAGAAGTTGTCCTTCGTGGGGATGCGGATGATCTTCTGCTCGGGCAGACCGGCGATCTTCTTCCACAAGTCGAAGGCTTCGTCGTCCGTATGATAGACGGTGACCAGCAGCTTCTCGACCGGCAGGCCCCACTCCTTCGTCAGCAGCGTCCACGCATGGGTGATCGCCTGCTCCTTGAAGTAATCGCCGAACGAGAAATTGCCGAGCATCTCGAAGAACGTGTGATGACGCGCGGTGTAGCCGACGTTATCGAGATCGTTGTGCTTGCCGCCCGCGCGCACGCACTTCTGCGACGACGTGGCGCGCGGCGTGGCGCGGGTTTCGAGGCCGGTGAAGACGTTCTTGAACGGCACCATGCCCGCATTGACGAACATCAGCGTCGGATCGTTGTAAGGAACGAGCGGCGCGGACTGCACGGCCTCATGACCATTGCTGGCGAAGTAGTCGAGGAAGGACCGGCGGATGTCGTTCGTAGTCTGCATGATTTGCGCCGATAATGGACACCGCGCGCGGCGGCAAGCGGGAGTCTGCGGTCAGACTGGTCGGGAATTGCGATGATACGCCGGTTTTTGCACCATAGTGGCGGGTCGGTTACGGAAGAAGGGAAGACAAAGCAGGGGAGCATAGCCCCCTGCACCCCCGTTACCTGTCGTCGTCGTGCGTGCAGCAGCGCCGGGTGCGCATTGCCTTCGTGGATCATGCTGCCGCGGGCCATTTCGACATGAAAAGCGGCTTCGCCGCAGAAAGCGCATGACTGTGAACGATTCTCTGCGTGAGCACTGCAAGCGCTTCAGTCGTATATTCAGAGGATGACCAAGATCGAACAATCCCTCGCCCTGCCCTTGCGGCGCCTGACCAATCCCATCCAACTGAGCATCGGCGCCGCCGTGACAGTAGCCGGTACCATCCTGGCCCTGTCCCACCTCTAATCCGCAGAGCCAAGGCAACTGCAAGGCACAAGGCCGACAGTCCCGGGAGCGCGAGGGTGTTAACCCTCGCATTCATACTTCAATCTCTTCCCGAAACAAAAAACCCCGACATTCCTGCCGGGGTTCGTTATCGGATCAGGCGTCGTCCTCGGAAGGTCCGACCATCATTTCCTCCGCCAGACCGTCGGTCTTGGTGCGGATCGCCTTTTCGAGGCGGTCGCAGACTTCGGGGTTGGTCTTGAGGTAGGTCTTGGCGTTTTCACGCCCCTGCCCGATGCGGATCGAATCGTAGCTGAACCACGCGCCCGACTTCTCGACGAGGCCGGCCTTGACGCCGAGGTCGAGGATTTCGCCGATCTTGGAGACGCCTTCGCCGTACATGATGTCGAATTCGACCTGCTTGAACGGCGGGGCGACCTTGTTCTTGACGATCTTGACGCGGGTAGCGTTGCCGACGACTTCGTCGCGGTCCTTGATCGCGCCGGTGCGGCGAATGTCGAGACGGACCGAGGCGTAGAACTTGAGCGCATTGCCGCCCGTGGTCGTTTCCGGGTTGCCGTACATGACGCCGATCTTCATGCGCAGCTGGTTGATGAAGATCACCATGCAGCGCGAGCGGCTGATCGAACCGGTCAGCTTGCGCAGCGACTGGCTCATCAGGCGAGCCTGGAGGCCGACGTGGCTGTCGCCCATCTCGCCTTCGATTTCGGCGCGGGGGACGAGGGCGGCGACCGAGTCGACCACCAGCACGTCGATCGCGTTCGAGCGCACCAGCGTGTCGACGATCTCCAGCGCCTGCTCACCGGTGTCGGGCTGCGAGACGATCAGTTCGTCGATGTTGACGCCCAGCTTCTTGGCATAGACCGGGTCGAGCGCGTGTTCGGCGTCGATGAAGGCGGCGGTGCCGCCGGTCTTCTGCGCTTCGGCGATGCAGTGCAGCGCGAGCGTGGTCTTGCCCGAGCTTTCCGGACCGTAGATCTCGATCACGCGGCCGCGCGGCAGGCCGCCGACGCCAAGTGCGATATCCAGACCGAGCGAGCCGGTGGAGATCGCTTCGACCTGCATGGTCTCCTTCGAGCCCAGCTTCATCGCGGAGCCCTTGCCGAACGCCTTGTCGATCTGTGCGAGCGCGGCTTCGAGCGCCTTCTGACGGTCCATGGAGTCCTTTTCCTTGCCTTCCTGGATCAGCTTGAGCTGAGCGGCCATATTACTTACCTCCTGCTACCTAGCTGACCGGAAAGGTCAACGTCACGAAGCGACCTGTACTCGCTTCGTTCCACCAGAACAAGATAGGAACTTCGGCAGATTTCCGTTTTTTAACGCGGGAATCAGCCCTTGGCGGTCTGCGCCAGAACTTCCCCGACTTTTTCGGAGAGCTGCTGGACCGAGAACGGCTTGGGCATGAACCAGGCGTTGGGGATGCCGATCTGCTTGCGCAGCTGCTCCTCCGCATAGCCCGACATGAACAGCACCGGCAGGTCGGGCGCGAAGCGGCGAATCTCGCGCGCCATGGCTGGACCGTCGAGCGTGGGCATGACGACGTCGGAGACGACGAGGTCGAACTGGCCGCCCTCCTCCACCAGTTCGAGGCCCTCTTCACCGTCGCGCGCGCAGGTGACCTGGTAGCCCTGCCGGGTGAGCGCGCGTTCGGCGACGATGCGCACCGGGTCCTCATCCTCGACCAGCAGGATCGAGCCGCCGCCCGCCCACTGCGTCGGCGGCGGGGTGGGGGCGACGATCGCCTTTTCAGGGAGACTGCCGGGGGTCGCATGGTGGACCGGGAGATAGACGGTGAAGCGCGTGCCGCCGCCTTTGCCATTTTGGCCCACGTCGGTCTCGGCAAAGATGAAGCCGCCCGACTGCTTGACGATGCCGTAGACGGTCGAGAGGCCGAGGCCGGTGCCCTTGCCCTGCTCCTTGGTGGTGAAGAACGGCTCGAAGATCTTGCCGAGGATTTCGGGCGGGATGCCGCCGCCGGTATCCTCGACGATGAGCGCGGTGTACTCGCCCGCCGGGATGATCTCGGACCGCATCGCGCGCACGTCGGTGGTGGTGATGCGGCGGGTCGCGAGCGTCAGCTTGCCCGCACCGTCGCCGCGCGATTGCATGGCGTCGCGGGCGTTGACGCACAAGTTGACGATGACCTGCTCGAGCTGCGTCGGGTCGGCGCGGACGGGGCCGAGATCGCGGTCGTGGGTGACGGCAAGCTGGATTTTCTCGCCGATCAGGCGGCGCAGCATCTGCGAGACGTCGGCGACGACGTCGGGCACCTGGATTACCTCGGGCCGGAGCGTCTGCTGGCGCGAGAAGGCGAGCAACTGGCGGGTCAGCGAGGCGGCGCGGTTGGAGTTGGCGCGGATCTGCTGGATGTCGTCATAGTCCGAATCGCCCGGCGTATGGCGCATCAGCATGAGGTCGCAGGTGCCGAGAATGGCGGTGAGCACGTTGTTGAAATCGTGCGCGACGCCGCCCGC encodes:
- a CDS encoding cation:proton antiporter produces the protein MAGSSDLYSPMMSDALVILGAAGIVIPVFNRFRITPVIGFILVGLLVGPFGLGRHVFDHRWLHYITITDPDGLDIFAEFGIILLLFSIGLELSFARLWEMRRMVFGLGSLELIVIAASLTFILAAIGQSFSGAMALGLALALSSTALVLKITETTTPVGKAALAMLLFEDIALVPIIFLLGALGPHTGDGVSDLLNTLLWGTVVVGGLLIFGRYLLPPLFAQAARTKSPELFLAASLLVVIVASLATAAAGLSPIVGALVAGLLIAETEYHSEVEQITEPFKGLALGVFLITIGMSIDLYVVWENLASILIATVVVIVLKSVVTGVMLRVMGARRGTATEAGILMSSPSETTLIVLTAASTAQLIQPGTAQFWQIVTALGLTVTPLLAMAGKVMGKRVDGAETPHRPADDATRPRTLIVGFGRVGHLVADMLTRHGRPYLAIDSDADLVAHGRRLGYTVAFGNAGRGDALVRLGAADAAAVILTMDEPVTAQRIVRKLRLQFPDLPILARARDADHAAQLYRAGASYAVPETLESSLQLSEAALVETGVAMGPIIASIHEKRDEFREMIMERGGLSEKPSLKSGQLREAERA
- a CDS encoding Lrp/AsnC family transcriptional regulator, which encodes MPKKTAPLDAFDREILRILQRDNKTPQRAIGEAVNLSAAAVQRRIAAMEQSGTIAANVALVDPAALSLTVTAIVEVFLRDERTASIDRAKALFRETPEVQQCYYTTGGTSFVLVVVTTDMSAYEVLTRRLFSDHEWVASFRTLVALDRVKSGAEVVVP
- a CDS encoding DMT family transporter, whose product is MTTGTATPTDNRLTGVLCGIGAGALWGLVFLAPELAGSFSPLQLSIGRYLCYGAASALLIAPRRRQVFAALTRREWWSLAWLALLGNTAYFVFLASAVQSGGVAMSSLVIGFLPVAVTIVGSRDHGAVPLRRLAPSLLLCAGGAVCIGWQSLASPASGSTTAQLTGLACAIGALASWTTFAIGNARCLVRTKVSVHEWNLLTGLVTGAQALLLLPVSLVLEDWRRPAPEWLTFAAVCVVVALLASILGNALWNRMSRLLPLTLVGQMILFETLFALIYGFAWEGRLPTPMELAAFALVVASVVTCLSAHRRH
- a CDS encoding glutaminase → MEPIARIVADIAAEMRGIAERGTVAFYIPPLASVPADKFGIAVVMADGTVHAAGDADEAFSIQSISKVFALTLALGAVGDQLWNRVGREPSGSAFNSIVQLETEHGIPRNPFINAGAIVVCDVLLGRLQPREAIGQMLRFVRELAGDDDTIHIDETVARAEQETGFRNMALANYMRAFGNIHGDVELVLGTYFHFCALAMSCRQLAMAGRFLMGDGRVEGHRVVTARRARRINALMMSCGHYDNSGDFAYRIGLPGKSGVGGGILSVAPGIASIAVWSPGLNEAGNSHLGQLALEQLVHRTGWSVFEPRG
- the alaS gene encoding alanine--tRNA ligase translates to MQTTNDIRRSFLDYFASNGHEAVQSAPLVPYNDPTLMFVNAGMVPFKNVFTGLETRATPRATSSQKCVRAGGKHNDLDNVGYTARHHTFFEMLGNFSFGDYFKEQAITHAWTLLTKEWGLPVEKLLVTVYHTDDEAFDLWKKIAGLPEQKIIRIPTKDNFWAMGDEGPCGPCSEIFFDHGDHIWGGPPGSPEEDGDRFIEIWNLVFMQFEQSAGEIVGNLPKPSIDTGMGLERISAVMQGVHDNYDIDTFKALIAASESLTGVPAEGDTRASHRVIADHLRSTSFLLADGVLPSNEGRGYVLRRIMRRAMRHAHLLGARDPLMHRLVPALVAEMGQAYPELGRAQPLIEETLEREEVQFRRTLSHGIKLLDEATAGMGEGGELPGETAFKLYDTFGFPYDLTEDALRSRGIAVDKAGFDAAMAQQKAAARAAWKGSGQAADSEVWFDIAEREGASEFTGYTSTTGEGQVVALVKDGKEVQSASAGDAVVVLTNQTPFYGESGGQEGDRGSISGANGLKITVIDTAKPLGRLHAMSGTVEAGTIKVGDAVAMAVDVERRDAVRANHSATHLLHAALRGRLGDHVTQKGSLVAADRLRFDFSHPKALTEEDIAAIEAEVNAEVRANEQVLTRLMTPDDAIEAGAMALFGEKYGDEVRVLSMGRHSGDRTYSVELCGGTHVRATGDIGVFRIVSESAVSSGVRRIEAMTGEGARQWLVGREDALKNAASLLRTTPEDVEARVAALLDERRKLERELAEAKKALALGGGGAKAEAADEDVNGVKFSGQVLEGLDPKELRGLLDQAKQRLGSGVAAIVAVNEGKASIAAAVTEDLTGTVSAVELVRKGVEALGGKGGGGRADMAQGGGPDGDKAADAIAAVKAALAG
- the recA gene encoding recombinase RecA translates to MAAQLKLIQEGKEKDSMDRQKALEAALAQIDKAFGKGSAMKLGSKETMQVEAISTGSLGLDIALGVGGLPRGRVIEIYGPESSGKTTLALHCIAEAQKTGGTAAFIDAEHALDPVYAKKLGVNIDELIVSQPDTGEQALEIVDTLVRSNAIDVLVVDSVAALVPRAEIEGEMGDSHVGLQARLMSQSLRKLTGSISRSRCMVIFINQLRMKIGVMYGNPETTTGGNALKFYASVRLDIRRTGAIKDRDEVVGNATRVKIVKNKVAPPFKQVEFDIMYGEGVSKIGEILDLGVKAGLVEKSGAWFSYDSIRIGQGRENAKTYLKTNPEVCDRLEKAIRTKTDGLAEEMMVGPSEDDA